From the genome of Vicia villosa cultivar HV-30 ecotype Madison, WI linkage group LG2, Vvil1.0, whole genome shotgun sequence, one region includes:
- the LOC131647832 gene encoding putative ubiquitin-conjugating enzyme E2 38, producing the protein MEVDEYTLLQAQFDNVDLPTGIEAPFTFQPNNSITRGFKIGSSSLQSCGTQLSSKAAASKKNSLGVESSKSRRFMKSVRSKGKHGLADNPDVMKPPYLGRFECAKVGAGSGSSFRSNFIGQNGSLRPCGVESGKFWSKSSCSFVATPKHAHGSTGALKSARDVHKAENVTLRKLQSFKQFDTVIDTSDHHFINDNSSSKQNLKSWAKKIQKEWKILEKHLPDTIFVRAYESRMDLMRAVIIGAEGTPYHNGLFFFDIHFPSGYPDVPPNVHYHSGGLEINPNLYDCGTVCLSLLNTWSGSKEEMWTKGVSTMLQVLVSIQGLILNSKPYFNEPEYEDSMGTPDGEMDAQEYNQSTFILSLRTMTYTIRKPPKNFEDLVAGHFYSRAHDILASCKAYTGGVEVDCLVKEFENIGVDCKKFRRHFHL; encoded by the exons ATGGAAGTAGATGAGTATACCTTATTACAGGCACAGTTTGATAATGTTGATCTACCAACCGGAATCGAGGCACCTTTTACGTTTCAGCCCAATAACTCTATAACCCGAGGATTTAAAATCGGTAGTTCTAGTTTGCAATCTTGTGGAACACAATTGTCTTCTAAAGCTGCAGCTAGTAAGAAGAATTCATTGGGAGTAGAGTCATCTAAGTCTCGGCGGTTTATGAAATCTGTCCGCAGCAAAGGGAAGCATGGTTTGGCTGACAATCCAGATGTGATGAAGCCGCCATATTTGGGGCGATTTGAATGTGCTAAGGTGGGAGCTGGAAGTGGTAGTTCGTTCCGTTCAAATTTTATTGGACAGAACGGATCATTGCGTCCTTGTGGAGTAGAATCAGGAAAGTTTTGGTCGAAGAGTTCTTGTAGTTTCGTTGCCACTCCTAAGCATGCGCATGGTTCCACTGGTGCTCTCAAATCTGCAAGAGATGTGCATAAAGCTGAAAATGTAACTCTGAGGAAACTTCAAAGTTTTAAGCAATTTGATACTGTCATCGACACTTCGGATCATCACTTTATTAATGATAATTCCTCCTCAAAACAG AATCTAAAGAGTTGGGCTAAAAAAATCCAGAAAGAGTGGAAAATTTTGGAGAAACATTTGCCGG ATACAATATTTGTGAGAGCCTATGAATCAAGGATGGATCTCATGAGGGCTGTGATTATTGGAGCAGAAGGGACTCCTTACCATAACGGtcttttcttttttgatattCACTTTCCCAGTGGCTATCCCGATGTACCCCCG AACGTCCATTACCATTCTGGAGGTCTTGAGATCAACCCGAATTTGTATGACTGCGGCACAGTATGTCTCAGTCTACTTAACACCTGGTCTGGCAGCAAAGAAGAGATGTGGACTAAAGGTGTTTCAACAATGCTACAAGTTCTAGTCTCCATACAAGGGCTAATCTTGAACTCAAAGCCTTACTTCAACGAACCTGAATATGAAGATTCGATGGGTACACCAGACGGTGAAATGGATGCCCAGGAGTATAATCAAAGTACATTCATTCTATCGTTGAGGACAATGACGTACACGATAAGAAAGCCTCCAAAG aatttcgaAGACTTAGTTGCAGGACATTTCTACAGCCGAGCACATGATATTCTGGCATCATGTAAAGCATACACGGGAGGTGTTGAAGTTGATTGTTTGGTCAAAGAGTTCGAAAATATTGGAGTAGACTGTAAGAAATTTAGAAGACATTTCCACCTATAA